In Camelus ferus isolate YT-003-E chromosome 21, BCGSAC_Cfer_1.0, whole genome shotgun sequence, the DNA window CCGCATTTAAACATTCGCAAGTCTCTCTTTTCATCAACATCCCTGTTGATCTGTCAGCTACTCTCCTCTGCCTTCATAAGAGCCAAAGTTCTTGAAAGAGTTTGTTCATTCACTTCTGACTTCACCCTAGCCCCCAATTTACCAAAAAATGGTCGCTCAAAACCTTACAGCCTTTTCACTAAATCCAGCAGACACTTCTCAGTCGTCTCCCCCATGACTTTTCACTGTTTCCACCTTGCCACGTGAGTTTTCACCCTTCACCACATTTTCTCCTACGATGTTCCCCCCGAAACACCTCTTTACTTGGCCAACAATACCTTTCAGATTGGAAAGCGATTCCtgcaggaagcctttcctgaccctcCTGACAACACACTCCTGTAGCGCCTACGCAGCGCGGATCCCATGCTGCTGAGCCGCCCTGCGTACCTCCCACAGCCCTCACCAGACCTGAGTTCCACGGGGGCAGGAAGTGTATTGCTCTTCTTTAAATCCTATATGAGTTTAAAAATATCCCTTCATATctattaagtatttaataaaacaaacaaaaaaaattcaaataagacTCTAACCAGGGTCCCCATTACCTTAGGCCCATAGAAGGCACCATCTCCAGGGTTAAGGTCCCAGGGTTCGCCAAATTCTTCCAGGGCCTGTTGAAGGACCTTCAGAGGAAAGGAGACAAGAGAAGAATATGTCACCTTTGACTTTATGAGCAACATATCCCACTAGTCCCCCGTAAACGACCCTCTCAGCATCTGCTTCTACGGAGACCCTGATTCCCACCTGCCATCCCCCTCCATCGGCTGGTTTATCTGCCTCTGCTTCCCTACCACCTGCTCACCTGCTCAGCCTGGTCCCAAAGGCAAGGCTCTCCTAGGAAGCCAGATGGCCGGGTAGACAGTGCCAGGTGGAAGGAGAAGCCAAGGACAGCGTAGACAGAGCGGAGAAAATCAAGGCAGCTTCGGATCTCTGCTTCCAGCTTTGAGCAGGAAATAAGGGCAGGTGAGCTGCTAGCTAGAGCTCTGGGGTGATGGCAATTTTGGGGAGAGAGGGCAAAAACATAGAGGGAAATTGGGGATAGAATATAGTTGAATTGCAGTATATAAAGAGGGCAACTGAGGGTCAGGAATGCTGGTGGTTCGCAAGGAGAATGAACGGTGGCTCAGAAATGCTTtggtggagctggggaagggccACCTGAGCCGGGGCACAGAAGATGTGAGCGTCATCCTGCTGGAAGCGCCGCAGCCGGGTCAGTCCCCCTAGGCTGCCAGAGGCCTCGGCCCGGTGCAGGGCCCCGAAGTCTGCCAGTCGCAGGGGCAGCTCTCGCCAGGATCTGGGTCGGTGGGCGAACATCAAGCTGAAGTTGGAGTAGGGGGAGGTCAGGACCACAGTGAAAACGAGCCCCTGAAGACTGCTCTTCTACCCAGGCTGCCTACTTCCCTTCCCCGCACCATCAGCTAACACCCTCTCTGGCCTCGGCATGCCTCTCACTGAGTCCTGTCAACCCCACTCATCACAGTCTGGGCCCTGCCTGGTTCAGAAGTGAATTTCtcagtaacagtaataatagaCATCATTTACTGTTGTCCCTCTGTGTGATAGGCACTGAAGTGAAAGAGGAACCTTAGGCAGCAACTCCAAACCCTAGATGTTACacataaggagactgaggcttagggaggtaACAGTGAAtctcccaaattcatgtgttaGCTGGAGTGCAGATTCAAGACTCAAATCAGGTGTCCCAATACTATTCCAAGGTGCCTTCTTAATATTACTTAATATTTAGCAACCCGGCTGCCTAGCCCTAGCCCTGGGAGGACCAAGGCCTCCTGGATCCCAGCTCACCAGTGCGCAGGGCAGTTCATGGGCTTGAGGGCGAGGGTGTCTGTGGGACGACTGGTGTGGTGGTCATTCTGGGAGCAGGTGGGCCTGTCAGAGCCTGGGGTCTGCAGGGCAAACATGTCTTCCCGATAATGCTCCCAGTGCCCGGACTGTTCCCAGAGTTTTGTAGAAAACAGCGTAGGGGTTTTCACTTCTGAGAAACCACGGCGGGTGTACTCGGCCTGGAGAGGAAGGTACAGACACAGAAGGCCAGGGAGGCACACGgggacagaggagacagagtggCAGCTGTGGGATTCTTCCGGGCCCTCAGGTCGTGCAGATCACAGCCACAACCCAGTCAGCGCCACGGTCCCTCCCTGTGCTCCCCTTCCGCAGAGCACACACTTCTGTTATCTTGAGAAAGGTCACTAGCACTTTGCAACGTTTATGTTTATGCTTCTAATCCCCCTCTTTAACACCTGGCTTCTTCAAAGCTTTTAGTCCCTCCCCAGTCCTCCTTCCCCTGGTCTAGTGTTCTCCTTACCCTGATAAAAGCCACCAGTGCATTATACACCCTGGTCCCTCGAGGAAGGAAGAAGCAGCTCCCAGGACTCAGTTCATGGAAGAAAAAGAGCTCTTGTTCCTGGGGTCAGGAATGGCAATGGTCACTTAAAGGGGGATGTGAGGGCTTGGGAAACCAGGAGAGATAACTGACAAAGCGGCTTGCCTGTGGGATTCTGAATCTGCTCCCAATTTCACAACCAGGTTCCTTCGTCTCTCTCCAACCCTTATAatcaccccctgccccaccacccctTTCCCCGTCTCGGTACCTTCCCAATGCGCCGGTGGTCCCGTaactctgcttcctccctccattCTTCCCAGGCCCTCAACTCCTCTGCTGTGGGGAAGGAAATCCCTGACACTCTCTGCAGTGTCTCTGGGGCACCTGAAAACCTCCATGAGGATGATGAGTTCTGTGGGAAGACACAGAGTCcaagggaagaaggggaggactGAAGCCACCCAATCTCTTTCAATCCTCATATGATACTCTTGCTGTAAGCAGCACAAGTGTGCCACCGGACAGCAGTCCCATCTCATCTCTCTctacctccttccccaccatcaccaccagcagGATGGCCACCACGATCTTTCAGATACCGCTTGTCACGTTTACAGCCTTGGAGGTGCCTGAGCCTTGATTTCCACGTATGTCCTGCCCAATTCTAACCTTACCCTGCCACatctttttctccccattctcACCACCACTGCCCTCCGAGCATACCTGTACTTCATCCCTTCCCGTTCTAATCACTGACTGCTCAGAAGTAACCCTAAGCTCTGGTCAAATATCAGTCTATCTGTCCCCTCATCAATTTCCCAGATGGCTGCGAGGACACTCAACATCCCACACTGGGTCCTATTCCTGGCTACCTGACATGCAAATGTCTCTACTTGCTCTTTATTTAAACAACAGTACTAATAAGAAACAGCCTGCATTTTACAGCACTTGTAACTTTTCCCCAAACACTTCCTCTCGTGTTAGTTGATGTGTATGATGCAGATCTGCTCGTAGGACAGGAATATCAGCCTCGTTTGATTGATGGGGAAATGGATAAGGagatttacccaaggtcacacacttcATCAGTGGCAGAGACAGGACTAGCACAGTGCTTTTTGATCTACAtatctgcctctctccctgctccctgctcccattCCAACTAATAACTCACCTTGCCCAGGAGCAGTATTTGCATAAAGGGCCTGCCCTTGACTTAGAgtaccctctctgtgcctgtcaAACTGTGTTCCACACCCGCTCTCTCCACAGGAGCCTTCCCTACGTGACCCTGTCCAGCCTGTTCAtgcccttcctctccatcttcctTAGCACTGATTCTGACTGTGGGGTTGGAACTGGCTTCTGGGCCCTGGAGGGTGTCCAGTAACTGTCATCAGACTGGGAGTTTCTAGAAGCGAGGGACTAAGCATCTTTCTTATTCTGGACCCCCCCCCCTTAGCTGTCAGAGAAGGATAGAGGGTCCTCTTCCCATTCCTCAGCTCATGCCAGTGAAAACAGGAATCTCAGTCTAACTTGGCCCTCACAACTGACCGTTAGCAGCTTCAGGCCTCCAATCTGTCCAGTATGCCGAAGGTGCGGGCCCCGGCAAAGATCAACCAACAGGCCACacctgggaggaagaaggggcCAGTTAGtgatttccaaattctttttttaatttaattttatttttaatggaggcactggggattgaacccaggacctcgtgcatgctaagcatgcgctctaccactgagctttaccctccccccaatttccAAATTCTTCAGCTTCTAGCTTCCTCCCTCTCAGGGCCTTCAGCTGACAGAAAGAGGAAGTGAAGATCTTTTCCACAGAGAAAGCAAAGCGAGATAAAAATCAGTTCCCATTTCTTTTTGGGGACTACCCTCTATCTTCTCTCCCTTATTCCTTTCTGGCCTTCTCCAGTGCATCCCCATCTCTTCCTGTTTCCCTCAATCTTGACAACCCTCACCCATATACTGTTGCCGTTGGACCTGTCACTTTCTCCTCGATCAGGCGAAGCTTAAAGGGGTTAtcctggaagaagggaagaatgCAGACAAGTCTTTATTCCCAGAGGACATCCTGGGAGAGAGCCACCCCCTTCCCTCATGCCTCTAGATCATCCTCCTAACCCTGTGTGCCTCCACCCCACCTTGAAGAGCTGACGCAGCTGGTCCTGGGAAGCCTCTAGTCTCCGGAAGGGCTGCGCAGCAGCGGCAAGCTCCCTGCAAACCCGCTCCAGAGCAGGCAGCTCTGAGCCCCGGACTGTCCTGGAATGATGAGAGTTGGCTGGTTTCCATCCCCTAAGGAGCATCACCTGGGTGACACATCTGTTGGCTACGGGGATGAAATCCAGAAATAACTAGAACTATTGGCAAAGACAGACAAACTAGGGGGAAACACAAATAGCAAATCAGGTACAGCATTGAGAGCTGGAAtggagaattatattcaatatcttgtaataacctataatggaaaagaatctgaaaaagatttatATCtaaatcactctgctgtatacctgaaagtaacacaatattgtaattCTAgtgtagttcaatttttaaaaagtttaaataataaaaaaatttacagttaGAGCAAAAGGTCTATGTACGAAATTAAATGTTGAATGCAGACAagctaaataaacaaaactagAGCAATAGTAAAGTAAAAGCTGAAGAATTCATAAAGGCTAGAGAAGGTAAGTTTTAAgcagaattagaaaatgaaggaCATGGACTAGTGGAGAATGTGGTGCCAGGTCACagctgaggcaggaagggacCCTCTTCCcaactttctttctcctccaaactgaACATACCCAAGGCCCCAGAAACCACCCCAGTAAATGGGTACAAACTTTAAGTTATAAGATGAACATGGCCTGAGGAattaatgtatagcatggtggcTACAGTTGATAAATTCTGTATTGCATAattgaaattttctaaaagtagatcttaagcattctcatacacacaaaaaagcatgTGATAATTAATTTGATCATGgcaatcctttcacaatgtatacgtatatcaaatcaccacgagtacactttaaatatataattttatatgtcaattacaccttaaaaaaaaaaaacctgaaaaatgaaataaaatacggTGCATTGCTCACCGTTCCTTCCCCAGGAAGAAATCATGGTAGAAGCCACATTCTGTGCTCGGACCTTGGCAGAGGACAGCACCTAGGAGTTGTTCAGCTGCTGCCCCCAGGACATGGGTGCTGGAGTGCCAGAACACCTAGGTTCACAAGAAAGGAGTTCATGAGCTCGTAACCTTCTCCTTTAGCCCCTGGCTTTCTGATCCTCTCCTCGGAGAAGCTGGTGTGAAAACCAGCAGGGTCTCCTAGGAATAACTACCACAGAATGGGGAACCTGACCTGTGGGGTGACCActaaacagtaaaaacaaaaacaaacaaaaaaccccacaaaaactgaatataaaagaaggaagaaggccAGCAGAAATAGTGCAGAGAAGAGAGTGAGCCCCACTCCTCAGTGCTTCTCGGTCCTGGAGTACAGAAGTAGGAGGCCAGTCAGTTTTCATGCCACCCAAGCTGACAAGAAGAAAAGTGGAGAGGAGGCCAGGTTGTGTGCTCAGTTATGGGAGCCACATTACAATTAAATATACCACACAGATGACTTATAATGTGTGTCTCAAGAGCTAGGGTGAGGGGGACAAACTGGCatattatccttttattttcaacttagTATCTCTCCCTTTCACTAGCACAAGTGATCACAGCTTAACAGACCTAGGCTGAGGAAAACTTTTCATTCTACGTTCTTCCAGCTTAGCCAGGAACAAAGACAAGCAATCTGTGGCCTCCCATGCAACTGCAAACAGAGAAACtagagcaaaagaaataaatgctagAAACACCCACTTTAACACCTCTTAGTTTAGTAGCCACTGTACCCCCAATAAGGAAGAAACTTACTGCTTTCCCCTCTGGGGAATAGAATGTCAGAAATCTGAGATCAGAATCTGTCTCCAATGGCCGCTCCAGATCATAAGGTTCTCCATTCACTTGAGCAGCCACTGCAGTATCTGCCAGTTTTGAACTTCAGCAGTGACAGATgcagataaagaaaaagacaaggttACAATCCACAAAGGATGAGAGGGACTAATCTCTTAGCAACTCCAAACTGGCAAAGGAAATGTGTTACCAGAGCAATAGAATCCATTGTTTCCCCCCATGCATAGCAGAGGAAGGGCAGAAACTATGAAAGTAATGCATGTAAAAAGAGATCCTCGAGAAAGGCTATCTTAATGGGGATGGAATAAACAAGCAGAATTATTTCCCTGTTCAGGTGGAGAAAGTTTGGAGGTAGAAAGATTATCCTAGTAGGCATAGGATGAGCCTGGTACCTGATCTGCTGGGCTAGTTGGTAAGGGGTTGTCTTCCATGCCACAGCGTCCACTTTCTGACCTCCAGGAAGTGATATCCTGATAGCCCGTTGTTCCTTCTGTGCCATGCTTTCTAACCTCTTTACCTGGGCAGTCCATAGCTCCTCAAAAAGGCCACGCCGCTCTACCAACCAGTTTGGAGGGGTCGGCACAGCTGCCTGGAGAGAAAGATGTTAGGAGGTAACACAAGTCCCATCATTCCTTCTCGGGATTCTGGATAGTGGGAAATGAGGTCATTTAAATGGCCGTGGTCCTAATTCCTAGTCTTTAAAAGGACTAGGTGATACAGGGCCCTAGGCTGGGAGCCCTACGCTCCCCCGGCTGCTGACTCTAGTAAAAAGATGGGGCATCTACAGGCTAGGGTAGCCGGGTCCAATGACGCAGGGCGGGAGTAGAAGGTGTCAGGCTGGGTTGAGAGCCTACACTTTGCGCTTCCGCTAGGCTGGGTTCGATAGGGTTCGGAACTTTTGGGTACCTCACGCACCGTGTGCAGCCCGCAGGCTTGAAACCCTGGGAGCCGGAGCAGCCGCCACCTCTGACACAGCCCCATGTTCCTTCCGACCCCAGCTATATCCTCAAATAAACGATCGCTGCTTCTCCTTCACCAGATTCCTCATTGGCTTCTGGCCCAACAATATCCATGCTTATTGGTTATTACGGCTGCCACTCCACTCTAGGACCGCCTCCAGGAACTGCGAGGAGGTACACCCGACACAGCACGAGCAGCGGTGTGGGTGGTTCCGGCTGACCGGAAGACCTGAACTGTTACACAAACGGGCAATTCCCGAGATCTGCAGAGTTTCAGCCTAAAGTGGCAGTAAGATACCCTGCGGCTTTGAGGAAGGGGCAAGAAGTC includes these proteins:
- the TARS2 gene encoding threonine--tRNA ligase, mitochondrial isoform X2; this translates as MGLCQRWRLLRLPGFQACGLHTAAVPTPPNWLVERRGLFEELWTAQVKRLESMAQKEQRAIRISLPGGQKVDAVAWKTTPYQLAQQISSKLADTAVAAQVNGEPYDLERPLETDSDLRFLTFYSPEGKAVFWHSSTHVLGAAAEQLLGAVLCQGPSTECGFYHDFFLGKERTVRGSELPALERVCRELAAAAQPFRRLEASQDQLRQLFKDNPFKLRLIEEKVTGPTATVYGCGLLVDLCRGPHLRHTGQIGGLKLLTNSSSSWRFSGAPETLQRVSGISFPTAEELRAWEEWREEAELRDHRRIGKEQELFFFHELSPGSCFFLPRGTRVYNALVAFIRAEYTRRGFSEVKTPTLFSTKLWEQSGHWEHYREDMFALQTPGSDRPTCSQNDHHTSRPTDTLALKPMNCPAHCLMFAHRPRSWRELPLRLADFGALHRAEASGSLGGLTRLRRFQQDDAHIFCAPAQLEAEIRSCLDFLRSVYAVLGFSFHLALSTRPSGFLGEPCLWDQAEQVLQQALEEFGEPWDLNPGDGAFYGPKIDVHLHDALGRPHQCGTIQLDFQLPLRFDLQYRGQAGALERPVLIHRAVLGSVERMLGVLAESCGGKWPLWLSPFQVVVIPVGAEQEEYAREAQQSLRAVGLAADLDADPGLTLGRRVRRAQLAHYNFLFVVGQKEQTKRTVNIRTRDNRQLGEWDLAEAAQRLLELQNSRAPNAEEMF
- the TARS2 gene encoding threonine--tRNA ligase, mitochondrial isoform X1; translation: MGLCQRWRLLRLPGFQACGLHTVREAAVPTPPNWLVERRGLFEELWTAQVKRLESMAQKEQRAIRISLPGGQKVDAVAWKTTPYQLAQQISSKLADTAVAAQVNGEPYDLERPLETDSDLRFLTFYSPEGKAVFWHSSTHVLGAAAEQLLGAVLCQGPSTECGFYHDFFLGKERTVRGSELPALERVCRELAAAAQPFRRLEASQDQLRQLFKDNPFKLRLIEEKVTGPTATVYGCGLLVDLCRGPHLRHTGQIGGLKLLTNSSSSWRFSGAPETLQRVSGISFPTAEELRAWEEWREEAELRDHRRIGKEQELFFFHELSPGSCFFLPRGTRVYNALVAFIRAEYTRRGFSEVKTPTLFSTKLWEQSGHWEHYREDMFALQTPGSDRPTCSQNDHHTSRPTDTLALKPMNCPAHCLMFAHRPRSWRELPLRLADFGALHRAEASGSLGGLTRLRRFQQDDAHIFCAPAQLEAEIRSCLDFLRSVYAVLGFSFHLALSTRPSGFLGEPCLWDQAEQVLQQALEEFGEPWDLNPGDGAFYGPKIDVHLHDALGRPHQCGTIQLDFQLPLRFDLQYRGQAGALERPVLIHRAVLGSVERMLGVLAESCGGKWPLWLSPFQVVVIPVGAEQEEYAREAQQSLRAVGLAADLDADPGLTLGRRVRRAQLAHYNFLFVVGQKEQTKRTVNIRTRDNRQLGEWDLAEAAQRLLELQNSRAPNAEEMF
- the TARS2 gene encoding threonine--tRNA ligase, mitochondrial isoform X3; amino-acid sequence: MGLCQRWRLLRLPGFQACGLHTVREAAVPTPPNWLVERRGLFEELWTAQVKRLESMAQKEQRAIRISLPGGQKVDAVAWKTTPYQLAQQISSKLADTAVAAQVNGEPYDLERPLETDSDLRFLTFYSPEGKAVFWHSSTHVLGAAAEQLLGAVLCQGPSTECGFYHDFFLGKERTVRGSELPALERVCRELAAAAQPFRRLEASQDQLRQLFKDNPFKLRLIEEKVTGPTATVYGCGLLVDLCRGPHLRHTGQIGGLKLLTNSSSSWRFSGAPETLQRVSGISFPTAEELRAWEEWREEAELRDHRRIGKEQELFFFHELSPGSCFFLPRGTRVYNALVAFIRAEYTRRGFSEVKTPTLFSTKLWEQSGHWEHYREDMFALQTPGSDRPTCSQNDHHTSRPTDTLALKPMNCPAHCLMFAHRPRSWRELPLRLADFGALHRAEASGSLGGLTRLRRFQQDDAHIFCAPAQLEAEIRSCLDFLRSVYAVLGFSFHLALSTRPSGFLGEPCLWDQAEQVLQQALEEFGEPWDLNPGDGAFYGPKIDVHLHDALGRPHQCGTIQLDFQLPLRFDLQYRGQAGALERPVLIHRAVLGSVERMLGVLAESCGGKWPLWLSPFQVVVIPVGAEQEEYAREAQQSLRAVGLAADLDADPGLTLGRRVRRAQLAHYNFLFGSKLCPEGREQKPLSRIT